The DNA region AAATTTATGAAGTTTCTGCCCATAATATTAAAAATAGTTTCGTTTTCAAAGCCATTTTGTGAAAGATTCCTCGCTATAACCCAGAAGTAGCTTGCGTCAGGGATGTCTTTTGGCAGATGTTTTACGCCGTCGAAATCAGAGCCGAGCGCGACCAAATCCTCTCCGCCGAGTTCACACGCTGTAGCGATGTGTTTTATGATGTCCAATGATGTTACCTTTGAGTAGCTTTTTGTGCTTAAGAATCCAGGGAAGAAGTTTATTCCTATTATTCCGCCCACCTCGCCAAGCTGACGCACCATTTCATCCGTAGCGTTTCTTTTGGAATTTTTGTGCTTCCGCAAAGCCGAGTGACTTAATATGGGCATTATACCCATCTCAAGAACATCGAAGAAAGTCTTTTCGGATGCGTGGGAAAGGTCGATGATTCCACCCATTTTGGTTATTGATTTTACCATCTCTTTGCCATCCGGCTTAAGACCTACATCATCCTCGTCCATGCACGATGTTGCGAACCTGTTGCTGTTGTTCCATGTTAGGGTGAATATTCTGACGCCTCTTTCCCATAGTTCCTGTATCCTATCGGGCTTGTCCTCTATAGGATGCAATC from bacterium includes:
- a CDS encoding membrane dipeptidase, producing the protein MSYKNEEKEHWLSMLAQVPSVDLHCDALSAVKNGAKLAERRNKGHFDLKRMKEGGLWVEVLSIFVNPQWYIGEARWRAVEKQLRRLEEALSASDEWRLVTNPKDIEKNKSSGKRSLILEIEGLHPIEDKPDRIQELWERGVRIFTLTWNNSNRFATSCMDEDDVGLKPDGKEMVKSITKMGGIIDLSHASEKTFFDVLEMGIMPILSHSALRKHKNSKRNATDEMVRQLGEVGGIIGINFFPGFLSTKSYSKVTSLDIIKHIATACELGGEDLVALGSDFDGVKHLPKDIPDASYFWVIARNLSQNGFENETIFNIMGRNFINFWQRTAK